In Gadus chalcogrammus isolate NIFS_2021 chromosome 1, NIFS_Gcha_1.0, whole genome shotgun sequence, one DNA window encodes the following:
- the LOC130390557 gene encoding uncharacterized protein LOC130390557, producing the protein MDPEYLALGIMLAVLFTETKKKKKKKRLWTRSWVARRGELGMSVLLTELEETDRKGFREFLRMSVEDFQLLLGKVEPLIKKTDTKMRRAISARQRLSLTLRFLATGESFRSLSFQYRIGRSTVGLIVMETCQALYNVLKEDHMKTPTTESEWREIASGFEDKWQFPHCLGAIDGKHIYIQPPAKSGSSFYNYKGRFSIVLMAVVDANYKFIYASVGTQGRMSDASLFGHSDLRSAMDRDLLHFPRPEPLPNTDLIMPYMFVGDEAFPLRSDLIKPYPHRNLDHGQRIFNYRLCRARRTVENAFGILANRLRVFLTNISIEPDKVACITLAALALHNFLREKSEAYVPPVFVDREDENHRVIAGTWRRGGDLDSVALSRARNATTTAKDQRDLLKAYFQSSEGSVDWQEDMI; encoded by the exons ATGGATCCCGAATACCTAGCACTAGGCATTATGTTGGCGGTCCTCTTCACAGAgacgaaaaagaagaaaaagaagaaaagattgTGGACTCGTTCTTGGGTTGCAAGAAGAGGAGAGCTCGGGATGTCGGTGCTACTTACCGAACTGGAG GAGACTGATAGGAAAGGGTTCCGTGAGTTCCTGAGGATGAGCGTCGAGGACTTTCAACTCCTTCTGGGGAAAGTTGAGCCTCTCATCAAAAAGACGGACACAAAAATGAGAAGGGCCATCAGTGCCCGACAGAGATTGTCCTTAACCCTCAGATTCCTTGCAACTG GGGAGTCTTTCAGGTCACTGAGCTTCCAGTACAGGATTGGCAGGTCTACTGTTGGCTTGATTGTAATGGAGACCTGCCAAGCATTGTACAATGTTTTGAAGGAAGATCACATGAAG ACACCAACAACTGAGTCAGAGTGGCGAGAGATAGCGAGCGGATTCGAAGACAAATGGCAATTTCCTCATTGCTTAGGTGCAATTGATGGGAAACACATCTACATTCAGCCCCCTGCCAAATCAGGAAGTTCGTTTTATAATTACAAAGGCAGGTTCTCAATTGTGCTAATGGCAGTTGTAGATGCCAACTACAAATTCATTTATGCAAGTGTTGGCACTCAAGGCCGAATGTCGGACGCAAGTCTGTTTGGACACTCAGATCTCCGCAGTGCCATGGACAGGGACCTGTTACATTTTCCCCGCCCTGAGCCACTTCCCAATACAGATTTAATCATGCCCTATATGTTTGTTGGTGATGAAGCCTTCCCTCTCCGTTCTGACCTTATCAAGCCCTATCCCCACAGAAACCTTGATCATGGACAGCGAATTTTCAATTATAGATTATGTAGAGCAAGGCGAACTGTGGAAAATGCATTTGGCATATTGGCAAATCGATTACGTGTGTTCCTAACAAATATTTCTATTGAACCAGATAAGGTAGCTTGCATCACCCTTGCTGCCCTTGCCCTCCACAATTTCCTGAGGGAAAAATCAGAGGCCTACGTGCCTCCTGTCTTTGTGGACAGAGAGGACGAGAACCACCGAGTCATTGCCGGAACATGGCGAAGAGGTGGAGATCTTGACTCTGTGGCATTGAGTAGGGCGCGGAATGCCACAACCACTGCTAAAGACCAGCGTGACCTGCTGAAGGCATATTTTCAATCCTCTGAAGGATCCGTTGATTGGCAGGAGGATATGATTTGA